The following proteins come from a genomic window of Archocentrus centrarchus isolate MPI-CPG fArcCen1 chromosome 3, fArcCen1, whole genome shotgun sequence:
- the eva1ab gene encoding protein eva-1 homolog A — MSAPTTGSPNMEVKVVSQEMALLSNILAAYTFIAEQPERTALVFLGGVCVGLLVTLCAIVFQIHCRADCHYGNTNNLPHRPRNRLQHRRHHSCPHHQPADSNPDNTAVVPSGETGPTGDSESEDWDDTTDLSAQRRRRFERSLLHATMFTSAEELDRAQRLEERERILREIWMNGQPDISTVTQSLNRYY; from the exons ATGAGCGCTCCAACAACAGGAAGCCCAAACATGGAGGTGAAGGTGGTGTCCCAGGAGATGGCATTGCTTAGCAACATATTAGCTGCTTACACCTTCATTGCAG AGCAGCCTGAGAGAACAGCGTTGGTGTTTCTTGGCGGCGTGTGTGTTGGCCTTCTTGTCACATTGTGTGCCATCGTCTTCCAGATACACTGTCGAGCAGACTGCCACTATGGCAATACTAACAATCTACCCCATCGCCCAAGGAACAGACTTCAACACCGTCGCCATCATAGCTGTCCCCATCATCAGCCCGCAGACAGTAACCCAGACAATACTGCAGTCGTCCCCTCTGGAGAGACTGGGCCCACTGGGGACAGCGAGTCTGAGGACTGGGATGACACAACTGATCTATCAGCACAGAGACGAAGGCGCTTCGAGAGATCCCTGCTGCACGCCACCATGTTCACATCAGCCGAGG agCTGGACCGGGCCCAAAGGCTAGAGGAGCGGGAAAGGATACTCCGGGAGATCTGGATGAACGGACAGCCTGACATCAGTACAGTCACTCAAAGCCTCAACAGATATTACTGA